One Hevea brasiliensis isolate MT/VB/25A 57/8 chromosome 5, ASM3005281v1, whole genome shotgun sequence genomic region harbors:
- the LOC110634375 gene encoding iron-sulfur assembly protein IscA-like 2, mitochondrial, whose protein sequence is MSRSSLIHRVTPFFTSRISQNQRLLNSSSALCETSPSPSPSLDEAIHLTDNCVRRLKELQACEGLTEEKMLRLGVETGGCSGFQYAFDLDSKINPDDRVFESGGVKLVVDNISYDFVKGATVDYVEELIRSAFVVTTNPSAVGGCSCKSSFMVKQ, encoded by the exons ATGTCGAGATCATCGTTAATCCATCGCGTAACACCCTTCTTCACCTCTCGGATTAGCCAAAATCAAAGGCTGCTGAACTCCTCTTCTGCCCTTTGCGAAACTTCTCCATCCCCTTCCCCTTCGCTCGATGAAGCTATTCACTTGACTGACAATTGCGTCCGG AGGTTGAAGGAACTGCAAGCCTGTGAAGGGTTGACTGAGGAAAAAATGCTTCGCTTGGGTGTGGAAACTGGTGGATGTTCTGGTTTCCAGTATGCATTCGACTTGGACAGTAAAATCAACCCAGATGACAG AGTGTTTGAGAGTGGAGGAGTCAAATTGGTAGttgataatatttcatatgattttgTGAAAGGGGCAACTGTTGACTATGTTGAGGAGCTGATTCGTTCTGCTTTCGTA GTGACTACAAATCCAAGTGCAGTGGGTGGATGCAGTTGTAAGAGTTCATTCATGGTAAAACAGTAG